In Narcine bancroftii isolate sNarBan1 unplaced genomic scaffold, sNarBan1.hap1 Scaffold_73, whole genome shotgun sequence, the DNA window TGAGCAGTCCGGGTGGGGAGTGTTGTTGAGGGATCCGGTGAGGAATGTTGTGGAGTGTCCAGTGGGGGAGTGTTGTTGAGGGTTCCTGAGGTGCATTGTTTGTGGAGAGGCCCTGGGGGTAAGTGTTGCAAAGTGGTCTGGGGGGGGAGTGGTGTAGGGgcatccgggggggggggggggtgaggattgCAGAGGGTTCCGGGGGCGGGTGAGGATTTCAGAGGGttccggtggtgggggggggggggtggaagttgAACAGGGGTCCGGGGGTCAGTGTTGCAGAGTGGTCGGGAGGGGGGTGTGCTGTAGAGGTGTCCGGGGGGGGGTCTTGTAGAGGCGTCTGGGGAGGAGTGGTGTAGAGGGGTCCATGGTGAGTAGTGCACATGGGTCCAGGTCCAGGGCGGGGTAGTATTGTAGAGGGGTCTGGGGTAGTGTTGAAGGGTCGTGGATTAGAGGGGTCCGGGATGGTGTGTTGtggaggggtttgtgggggggagtGTTGGAGAGAGGTCCGGGGGCAGGGTTGGAGAAGGGTCCGGGAGCAGTCTTTGAGAGGGGTCTGGGGAGGAGTGTTGTAGAGGGGTCCGGTGGGATGGGGGGAAGTGTTAATGAGGGGTTCGGGTGGGGAGTTTTGTTGAGCGGTCCtggtggggagtgttgttgaGGGATCCGGTGAGGAATGTTGCGGAGTGTCCGGGGAGGAGTGTTGTAGAGGGGTCCAGATGGGGAGTGTTTAGAAGTGCCCTGGGTGGCAGTGTTTATGGAGGGGTCCGTAGGGGGGAGTGCTGTAGGAGGGTCGGGAGggagtgttggagagggttcttgTGGGGGAGTGTTGGGAGAGGTtttaggtggggtgggggggtggaatgtgTTGAGCGGTCCGGAtggggagagttgttgaggagtccTGGGGGGCAGTGTTTGTGGAGAGGCCCTGGGGGTAAGTGTTGCAAAGTGGTCCGGAGTGGGGAGTGTtggagaggggtgagggaggggggagtggtaTAGTGGGGTCAGAGGGTGTGGTGTAGAGGGGTCCATGGTGAGTGGTGTCCATGGGTCTGGGTCCAGGGCGGGTAGTGAGTGATGTAGAGGAGTTTGGCTGGGAGTGTTGTAGAGAGGtctgggagggtgggggtggagtgtTGTTGAGGggtccgggggggggggagtgttgtagaaggaTCCAGAGGGGGGAGTGGCGTGTAGGGTCCGGGGGGACATTGCTTGTGGAGGGATTCCGGGGCTAAGTGTGGCAGAGTGGTCCGGAGGGGGGAGTGTTGGAGAGGGGTTCGGGGGGAGTGGTATAGTGCGGTCCGAGGGTGTGTTGTAGAGGGGTCTGGGGAGGAGTGGTGTAGAGGGGTCCATGGTGAATGGTGTAGAGGGGCCCATGGTGAGTGGTGGACATGGGTCCGGGTCCAGGGTGAGTAGTATTGTGGAAGGATCCAGTTGGAGGGTTATTGAGGGGTCATGGGTATAGGGGTCTGGGGTGGAGTGTTGTAGAGGGGTCCGGGGGGGGAGTGCTGGAGAGGGTTGAGGGGTCCGGCAGGGTAGTGCTGGAGAGGGGTGCAGGGGGGTGTAGCGTAGAGGGGTCCGGGGAACATTGTAGAGGGATTCCAGGTATAAGTGTTGCAGAGAGGGGCCTGGGGGACGTTTTGTAGAGGAATCCGGGATGTGGTAtagaggggacggggggagggTTGTTGAGGGGTCGTGGATTAGAGGGGTCCGGGGTGGAGCGTTGTAGAGAggtccgggggggggggtggagtgttgGAGTGGAGTCCAGATGGGGAGTGTTTAGAAGTGCCCTGCGGGGCAGTGTTTATGGAGGGGTCCTGGGTGTAAGTGTTGCAGAGGGGTCCATAGTGGGGAGTGCTGTAGGAGGGTCGGAGTGTTGGAGAGGGGTCTGGTGGGGGAGTgttgggagaggtttttggtggggtggggggttggaatGTTGTTGAGCGGTCCGAGTGGGGAGTGTTGTTGAGGGATCCAGTGAGGAATGTTGTGGTGTGTCTGGTGGGGGAGTGCTGTTGAGGGGTCCTAGGGTGCAGTGTTTGTGGAGAGGCCCTGGGAGAAAGTGTTGCAAAGTGGTCTGGGGGGTGTGTTTTTGGGGCATTAGGGGGTGTGTGTTGAAGAGGGTTCCGGGGGCGGGGGAGGATTGCAGAGGGTTTCGGGGGAGGATTGCAGAGGGtttcgggggtgggggaggattgCAGAGCGTACCggtgatggggggggagggaagttgAACAGGGGTCCGGGGGTCAGTGTTGCAGAGGGGTCCGGAGGGGGGTGTGCTGCAGAGGGGTCTGGGGGGGTCTTGTAAAGGCGTCTGGGGAGGAGTGGTGTAGAGGGGTCCATGGTGAGTAGTGTACATGGGTCCAGGTCGAGGGCGGGTAGTATTGTAGAGGGGTCTGGAGTGAGTGGTGTTGAAGGGTTGTGGATTAGAGGGGTCCGGGATGGTGTGTTGAggaggggtttggggggggggggagtgttggaGAGTCGTCCGGGGGCAGGGTTGGAGAAGGGTCCGGGGGCAGTCTTTGAGAGGGgtctgggggaggagtgttgtagaCGGgtccggtggggtggggggaggtgataATGAGGGGTTTGGTGGGGAGTTTTGTTGAGCGTTCCtggtggggagtgttgttgaGGGATCCGGTGAGGAATGTTGTGGAGTGTCCGGGGTGGAGTGTTGTAGAGGGGTCCAGATGGGGAGTGTTTAGAAGTGTCCTGGGTGGCAGTGTTTATGGAGGGGTCCTAGGTGTAAGTGTTGCAGAGGGGTCCGTAGGGGGGAGTGCTGTAGGAGGGTCGGGGGGGGGAGTGTTGGGAGAGGTtttcggtggggtgggggggtggaatgttGTTGAGCGGTCCAGGtggggagagttgttgaggagtccTGGGGGGCAGTGTTTGTGGAGAGGCCCTGGGGGTAAGTGTTGCAAAGTGTTCTGGGGGGGGGAGTGATATAGAGGCAACCGGGGGGTGTTGGttgaagaggggtccgggggcgGGGGAGGATTGCAGAGGGTTCCGGTGGGAGGATTGCAGAGGGTTCcggtggaggggggaggttgaagaggggtccgggggggtGAGTGGTGTagaggggtccgggggggggggtgttgtagaGGCGTCTAGGGAGGAGTGGTGTAGAGGGGTCCATGGTGAGTCGTGTACATAGGTCCAGGTCCAGGGCGGCTAGTGTTGTAGCAGGGTCTGGGGTGAGTGGCGTTGAGGGGTTGTGGATTAGAGAGGTCCGGGGGCAGTGTTGTAGAGGGGTTCGGGGAGGAGTGTTGTTGAGGGATCcagtgggggagtgtgttgttgagGG includes these proteins:
- the LOC138751124 gene encoding uncharacterized protein, with the translated sequence TLPIWTPLQHSTPDTPQHSSPDPSTTLPTRNAQQNSPPNPSLSPPPTPPDPSTTLLPQTPLKDCPRTLLQPCPRTTLQHSPPPQTPPQHTIPDPSNPQPFNTTHSRPLYNTTRPRPGPMYTTHHGPLYTTPPQTPLQDPPRPLCSTPPSGPLCNTDPRTPVQLPSPPITGTLCNPPPPPKPSAILPRNPLQSSPAPGTLFNTHPLMPQKHTPQTTLQHFLPGPLHKHCTLGPLNSTPPPDTPQHSSLDPSTTLPTRTAQQHSNPPPHQKPLPTLPHQTPLQHSDPPTALPTMDPSATLTPRTPP